One stretch of Nocardia mangyaensis DNA includes these proteins:
- a CDS encoding SRPBCC family protein, translated as MPRSTVETVFDAPRDIVYRLFTERESVSPHLPINIKLIKQGDPATGVGAQHLLGLGKVGVTEEIIALVPGERMEYKIVKGAPVKRHVGTITFADTSEGGTRVVYTMESEPSLPLPAPVLEFGLRQLTNQLLGGVRKALR; from the coding sequence ATGCCCCGCAGCACCGTCGAGACGGTTTTCGACGCCCCTCGTGACATCGTCTACCGGCTCTTCACCGAGCGCGAGAGCGTCAGCCCCCACCTGCCGATCAACATCAAGCTGATCAAGCAGGGCGATCCGGCCACCGGCGTCGGCGCCCAGCACCTGCTCGGCCTCGGGAAGGTGGGCGTGACCGAGGAGATCATCGCCCTGGTCCCCGGCGAGCGGATGGAATACAAGATCGTCAAGGGTGCGCCGGTCAAGCGGCACGTCGGCACCATCACCTTCGCCGACACCAGCGAGGGTGGCACCCGCGTGGTGTACACGATGGAATCCGAGCCTTCGCTGCCGCTGCCCGCGCCGGTGCTCGAATTCGGCTTGCGTCAGCTCACCAACCAGCTCCTCGGTGGGGTTCGCAAAGCCCTGCGCTGA
- a CDS encoding CPBP family intramembrane glutamic endopeptidase, with translation MKISRDHGLLIGLGCGAVYTAAIVALVVTGNTALRYSADHHDTRSLLTVCLPAAAGIALAWAIRPGRQPADPFAAVPRARITRQAWFLAALAVAFAVAVHLLPGDGWFVLLKLALLAIPLIAGWATLREWARVDTRGHWLRPLPAVLAFVAMSTVLQPSSGGSAIDPITIVVVFVLNAVIEEVFYRFWLQSRLESRYGMWPAIALSSLLWAAWHTAIQGGLGFPLDFAAVVANQGVTGLFLGYLWARHRNPWLVIVVHGLINAPLTMFLG, from the coding sequence ATGAAGATTTCGCGGGATCACGGACTGCTGATCGGCCTGGGCTGCGGTGCGGTGTACACCGCCGCGATCGTCGCGCTGGTCGTCACCGGGAACACCGCGCTGCGCTACAGCGCCGACCACCACGACACTCGGTCGCTGCTGACCGTGTGCCTGCCCGCGGCAGCGGGGATCGCGCTCGCTTGGGCGATCCGTCCGGGCAGACAGCCCGCCGACCCGTTCGCCGCCGTTCCCCGCGCCCGGATCACCCGCCAGGCCTGGTTCCTGGCCGCGCTGGCCGTCGCCTTCGCCGTCGCGGTGCATCTGCTGCCGGGGGACGGCTGGTTCGTGCTGTTGAAGCTGGCACTGCTCGCGATTCCGCTCATCGCCGGATGGGCAACGTTGCGGGAGTGGGCGCGCGTCGACACCCGCGGCCACTGGCTGCGTCCGTTGCCCGCCGTGCTCGCCTTCGTCGCGATGTCCACCGTGCTGCAACCGTCGTCGGGCGGATCCGCAATCGACCCGATCACCATCGTCGTCGTCTTCGTGCTCAACGCCGTCATCGAGGAGGTCTTCTACCGCTTCTGGCTGCAGTCCCGCCTCGAATCCCGGTATGGCATGTGGCCCGCCATCGCACTGAGCTCCCTGCTGTGGGCCGCCTGGCACACCGCCATCCAGGGCGGCCTCGGCTTCCCACTCGACTTCGCCGCGGTTGTCGCCAACCAGGGCGTCACCGGACTGTTCCTCGGCTATCTGTGGGCCCGCCACCGCAATCCCTGGCTGGTCATCGTCGTCCACGGCCTGATCAACGCCCCACTGACGATGTTTCTGGGCTGA
- the steA gene encoding putative cytokinetic ring protein SteA encodes MRMPGLLTRNTETLPGVAGIARVDRNTRRLLGRVGPGDIVVLDETDLDRHTADRLVEAGVIAVINTSPSISGRYPNLGPEVLVANGIVLMDTVSSDAFGKIKDGSKIRIDEGVVYADKLTKKEPEVLVEGIEFDESTIADRMIEARNGLADHLDAFAGNTTEFVRTESALLIDGIGVPEIELELRNRHVVVVADGSGHLQELQRLKPFIKEYAPILIGVGRGADSLRKLKYTPDLIVGDPDEISTETLRSGAEMILPADTDGHAKGLERIQDLGIGATTFPSSGSPADLALMLADHHGASLIVLAGAPASLEDFFDRGRRDSNPATFLTRLKVGAKLVDANAVSTLYRHRSSGAALALVVLAALIAVVVVILASHNGPEVLDWAIDYWNRFVLWVRGLL; translated from the coding sequence ATGAGGATGCCGGGGTTGTTGACGAGGAACACGGAAACGCTGCCCGGTGTCGCCGGGATCGCCCGGGTGGATCGCAACACCCGGCGCCTGCTGGGGCGGGTCGGGCCGGGGGACATCGTCGTGCTCGACGAGACCGATCTGGATCGCCACACCGCCGACCGGCTGGTCGAGGCCGGTGTCATCGCGGTGATCAACACCTCGCCGTCGATCTCGGGACGCTATCCCAATCTGGGCCCGGAAGTGCTGGTGGCCAATGGGATCGTGTTGATGGACACCGTGTCCTCCGACGCGTTCGGCAAGATCAAGGACGGCAGCAAGATCCGCATCGACGAGGGCGTCGTCTACGCGGACAAGCTGACCAAGAAGGAGCCCGAGGTCCTGGTCGAGGGCATCGAGTTCGACGAGTCCACCATCGCCGACCGGATGATCGAGGCGCGCAACGGGCTCGCCGATCACCTCGACGCGTTCGCGGGCAACACCACCGAGTTCGTGCGCACCGAGAGCGCGCTGCTGATCGACGGTATCGGCGTGCCCGAGATCGAGCTGGAACTGCGCAACCGGCACGTGGTCGTCGTCGCCGACGGGTCGGGGCATCTCCAGGAACTGCAGCGGCTCAAGCCGTTCATCAAGGAGTACGCGCCGATCCTGATCGGGGTGGGTCGCGGCGCGGACTCCCTGCGCAAGCTCAAGTACACGCCAGACCTGATCGTCGGCGATCCGGACGAGATCAGCACCGAGACATTGCGATCCGGCGCGGAGATGATCCTGCCCGCCGACACCGACGGCCACGCCAAGGGTCTCGAACGCATCCAGGACCTCGGCATCGGCGCCACCACCTTCCCGTCCTCGGGTTCGCCCGCCGATCTGGCGCTCATGCTGGCCGATCATCACGGCGCCTCGCTGATCGTGCTCGCCGGCGCACCGGCCTCGCTGGAGGACTTCTTCGATCGCGGCCGCCGCGACAGCAACCCGGCGACCTTCCTGACCCGGCTCAAGGTCGGGGCCAAACTGGTCGACGCGAACGCGGTGTCGACGCTGTACCGGCACCGGTCCTCGGGTGCGGCCCTGGCGCTGGTGGTGCTGGCCGCGCTGATCGCGGTCGTCGTGGTGATCCTGGCTTCGCACAATGGTCCCGAGGTGCTGGACTGGGCGATCGACTACTGGAACCGCTTCGTACTGTGGGTGCGGGGTCTGCTGTGA
- a CDS encoding copper transporter, protein MISLRQHAISIAAIFLALAVGVVLGSQTLAADMLSGLRSDKSDLREQVDTLTAQNERLSGQLDAADQFIAGSAGRILGGTLADRSVVVFTTPDADPADVDGVSRALETAGAAVTGRISLADGFVDAGEGDRMRSALTNIVPAGAQLRTGAVDQGSMAGDLLGLTLLLDPATGQPRSTPQELALVLETLRGGGFLAYGDIPVRPAQLAVVVTGNGLASDTGQGATIARFTGAVRDRAAGAVLAGRVGAAEGEGSIGEVRAQAPLAATVSTVDNIDREIGRVTTVLALTEQLAGGSGRYGTGPTATSLTLVAMPR, encoded by the coding sequence GTGATCTCACTGCGTCAACATGCCATCTCGATCGCGGCGATCTTCCTGGCGCTGGCCGTCGGGGTGGTGCTCGGCTCGCAGACACTGGCCGCGGACATGCTGTCCGGCCTGCGCTCGGACAAGAGTGATCTGCGCGAACAGGTCGACACGCTCACCGCGCAGAACGAGCGCCTGTCCGGTCAGCTCGACGCCGCCGACCAGTTCATCGCCGGCTCGGCGGGCCGGATCCTGGGCGGCACACTGGCCGACCGCAGCGTCGTCGTGTTCACCACCCCCGACGCCGATCCCGCCGATGTCGACGGGGTGAGCCGGGCGCTCGAGACCGCGGGCGCCGCGGTGACCGGCCGGATCAGCCTGGCCGACGGCTTCGTCGACGCGGGGGAGGGCGACCGGATGCGTTCGGCGCTGACCAACATCGTTCCCGCGGGCGCGCAACTGCGCACCGGCGCGGTCGACCAGGGCAGCATGGCGGGCGACCTGCTCGGCCTGACCCTGCTGCTCGATCCGGCGACCGGCCAACCGCGCAGCACCCCGCAGGAACTCGCCCTCGTGCTCGAGACCCTGCGCGGCGGCGGTTTCCTCGCTTACGGCGACATTCCGGTGCGACCGGCGCAACTCGCGGTCGTCGTCACCGGTAACGGCCTCGCCTCCGACACCGGACAGGGCGCGACCATCGCTCGCTTCACCGGCGCCGTGCGCGACCGCGCCGCGGGTGCCGTGCTGGCCGGGCGCGTGGGTGCCGCCGAAGGCGAAGGCTCCATCGGAGAGGTCCGCGCCCAGGCCCCGCTGGCGGCCACGGTCAGCACGGTCGACAACATCGATCGCGAAATCGGCCGGGTGACAACCGTTCTCGCCCTCACCGAACAACTCGCGGGGGGATCGGGCCGCTATGGCACAGGTCCCACAGCCACCTCGCTCACACTCGTAGCCATGCCACGATGA
- a CDS encoding CTP synthase has product MGQQRNQARHATKHIFVSGGVASSLGKGLTASSLGQLLTARGMRVTMQKLDPYLNVDPGTMNPFQHGEVFVTEDGAETDLDVGHYERFLDRDLSKDANVTTGQIYSTVIAKERRGEYLGDTVQVIPHITDEIKNRILAMQGPDLEGHVPDVVITEIGGTVGDIESQPFLEAARQIRHDVGRDNVFFLHVSLVPYLAPSGELKTKPTQHSVAALRNIGIQPDALILRCDREVPQGLKNKIALMCDVDVEACISTPDAPSIYDIPKVLHSEGLDAYVVRKLGLPFRDVDWTVWGDLLDRVHAPRETVEVALVGKYVDLPDAYLSVTEALRAGGFAHRAKVKIRWVPSDECETDAGAQAALRDVDAVLIPGGFGIRGIEGKLGAIGYARHRRIPLLGLCLGLQCVVIEAARSVGIADANSAEFEPETKNPVISTMADQEDVVAGAADLGGTMRLGAYPATLEKGSVVAQAYGSEHVSERHRHRFEVNNAYRDAIAKSGLRFSGISPDGHLVEFVEYPASVHPFLVATQAHPELKSRPTRPHPLFAALIAAALKYKLAERLPVDFPSEELAEQTADH; this is encoded by the coding sequence GTGGGTCAACAACGGAATCAGGCTCGACATGCCACCAAGCACATCTTCGTGAGCGGTGGCGTCGCCTCCTCTTTGGGTAAGGGTCTCACCGCCTCCAGTCTCGGTCAGTTGCTGACCGCGCGTGGCATGCGGGTGACGATGCAGAAGCTCGACCCGTATCTGAACGTCGATCCGGGCACCATGAACCCGTTCCAGCACGGCGAGGTGTTCGTCACCGAGGACGGCGCGGAGACCGACCTCGACGTCGGTCACTACGAGCGCTTCCTCGATCGCGATCTGTCCAAGGACGCCAACGTGACGACCGGTCAGATCTACTCGACGGTGATCGCCAAGGAGCGTCGCGGTGAGTACCTGGGCGACACGGTGCAGGTGATCCCGCACATCACCGACGAGATCAAGAACCGCATCCTGGCGATGCAGGGTCCCGATCTCGAGGGTCATGTGCCGGACGTGGTGATCACCGAGATCGGTGGCACCGTGGGTGACATCGAGTCGCAGCCGTTCCTCGAGGCGGCGCGTCAGATCCGCCACGACGTGGGTCGCGACAACGTGTTCTTCCTGCACGTGTCGCTGGTGCCGTACCTGGCGCCCTCGGGGGAGCTCAAGACCAAGCCGACGCAGCACTCGGTGGCCGCGCTGCGCAACATCGGTATCCAGCCCGACGCGCTGATCCTGCGCTGTGACCGCGAGGTGCCGCAGGGTCTGAAGAACAAGATCGCGCTGATGTGCGACGTCGACGTGGAGGCCTGCATCTCCACCCCCGACGCGCCGTCGATCTACGACATCCCGAAGGTGCTGCACAGCGAGGGCCTCGACGCCTACGTGGTGCGCAAGCTCGGCCTGCCGTTCCGTGACGTGGACTGGACCGTGTGGGGCGATCTGCTCGACCGCGTGCACGCTCCGCGCGAGACCGTCGAGGTCGCGCTGGTCGGCAAGTACGTCGACCTGCCCGACGCCTACCTCTCGGTCACCGAGGCGCTGCGCGCGGGTGGTTTCGCCCACCGCGCCAAGGTGAAGATCCGCTGGGTGCCCTCCGACGAGTGCGAGACCGACGCGGGCGCGCAGGCGGCGCTGCGCGACGTCGACGCTGTCCTGATCCCCGGTGGCTTCGGTATCCGTGGCATCGAGGGCAAGCTGGGCGCGATCGGCTACGCGCGCCACCGGAGGATCCCGTTGCTCGGCCTCTGCCTCGGGCTGCAGTGCGTGGTCATCGAGGCCGCGCGCTCGGTGGGTATCGCCGACGCCAACTCCGCGGAGTTCGAGCCGGAGACGAAGAACCCGGTCATCTCGACCATGGCCGATCAGGAAGACGTCGTCGCCGGTGCGGCCGATCTGGGCGGCACCATGCGCCTGGGCGCGTACCCGGCCACGCTGGAGAAGGGGTCGGTCGTCGCGCAGGCTTACGGTTCCGAGCACGTCTCCGAGCGGCACCGGCATCGCTTCGAGGTGAACAACGCCTACCGCGACGCCATCGCCAAGAGCGGGCTGCGGTTCTCGGGTATCTCGCCGGACGGGCACCTGGTGGAGTTCGTCGAGTACCCCGCCTCGGTGCATCCGTTCTTGGTCGCCACCCAGGCGCATCCGGAGCTCAAGAGCCGTCCGACCAGGCCGCATCCGCTGTTCGCGGCCCTGATCGCCGCGGCGCTGAAGTACAAACTGGCCGAACGCCTTCCCGTAGACTTCCCCTCCGAAGAGCTCGCGGAACAGACCGCGGATCACTGA
- a CDS encoding NUDIX domain-containing protein, with the protein MSEPGSHDFQTVSSRVLYSGAILALRQDQVAMPDGRVAEREVIEHHGAVAVLALDDDGNVVLIRQYRHPIGTRLLELPAGLLDIDGEDPLTAAKRELAEETGLAAEQWSVLVDVALSPGFTDEALRVFFATGLSATDRPDPEHEEADLELVRMPVQQAVRAALAGQIVNATAVAGVLAYAAATAGQVPMRPADAPWPGQPTAFLRRKSAEARSTDEATERGDVAAGEG; encoded by the coding sequence GTGAGCGAGCCCGGTAGTCACGACTTCCAGACGGTCTCCAGCCGGGTGCTCTACAGCGGCGCGATCCTGGCCCTGCGCCAGGATCAGGTCGCGATGCCGGACGGGCGGGTCGCCGAGCGCGAGGTCATCGAGCACCACGGTGCGGTCGCGGTGCTCGCGCTCGACGACGACGGCAACGTCGTGCTGATCCGCCAGTACCGGCACCCGATCGGTACGCGACTGCTCGAGCTGCCCGCCGGGCTGCTCGACATCGACGGCGAGGACCCGCTCACCGCGGCCAAGCGGGAGCTGGCCGAGGAGACGGGGCTGGCCGCCGAGCAGTGGTCGGTGCTGGTGGATGTGGCGCTCTCGCCGGGATTCACCGACGAGGCGCTGCGGGTGTTCTTCGCGACCGGGCTCAGCGCGACCGACCGGCCCGATCCCGAGCACGAGGAAGCCGATCTGGAACTGGTCAGGATGCCGGTCCAGCAGGCCGTGCGCGCCGCGCTGGCCGGGCAGATCGTGAACGCGACCGCGGTGGCCGGGGTGCTCGCGTACGCGGCGGCGACGGCCGGACAGGTGCCGATGCGGCCCGCCGACGCGCCGTGGCCGGGGCAACCCACCGCGTTCCTGCGGCGGAAGTCTGCCGAGGCGCGGTCGACCGACGAAGCGACCGAGCGTGGCGATGTTGCCGCAGGCGAGGGCTGA
- the xerD gene encoding site-specific tyrosine recombinase XerD — MLAPEIDAYLDHLAVERGAARNTLGAYRRDLARYLSFLTGRGRASLTEVTQGDVAEFTMALRSGSADHPPLAAGSVARALIAVRGLHKFAAAEGITETDVAHAVKPPAPGRRLPKALPYDQVSRLLEAAGGGGDGDPAGTDGGPRGLRDRALLELLYSTGARISEMVGLDVDDIDAEQRCVVLHGKGGKQRLVPIGRPALAAVDAYLVRGRPTLAVSGKGSGGALFLNHRGGRLSRQSAWQVLQTAAEKAGIGAAVSPHTLRHSFATHLLDGGADVRVVQELLGHASVTTTQIYTLVTVSTLREVWATAHPRAR; from the coding sequence GTGCTGGCGCCCGAGATCGACGCCTATCTCGACCATCTCGCGGTCGAGCGCGGAGCCGCGCGCAACACCCTCGGCGCCTATCGCCGAGATCTGGCCCGCTACCTGAGCTTTCTCACCGGCCGCGGCCGCGCGAGCCTGACCGAGGTGACTCAGGGCGATGTCGCCGAGTTCACCATGGCACTGCGCTCCGGCAGCGCCGATCATCCGCCCCTGGCGGCGGGTTCGGTGGCCAGAGCGCTGATCGCGGTGCGCGGACTGCACAAGTTCGCGGCGGCCGAAGGCATCACCGAGACCGATGTGGCGCATGCGGTGAAACCGCCCGCGCCCGGTCGCAGACTGCCCAAAGCGCTGCCGTACGACCAGGTGTCACGCCTGCTCGAAGCGGCCGGCGGTGGGGGAGACGGTGATCCGGCGGGCACCGACGGCGGACCGCGCGGGTTACGCGACCGCGCCCTGCTCGAACTGCTGTACTCGACCGGTGCGCGGATCTCGGAGATGGTCGGTCTCGACGTCGACGACATCGACGCCGAGCAGCGGTGCGTGGTGCTGCACGGCAAGGGTGGCAAACAGCGACTCGTCCCGATCGGACGGCCCGCGCTGGCGGCCGTCGACGCCTATCTGGTGCGCGGGCGTCCCACTCTGGCCGTGAGCGGAAAGGGTTCCGGCGGAGCGCTTTTCCTCAACCACCGGGGCGGCAGGCTGTCGCGGCAGAGCGCCTGGCAGGTCCTGCAGACCGCGGCCGAGAAGGCCGGGATCGGGGCGGCGGTGTCACCGCACACACTGCGGCACTCCTTCGCCACGCACCTGCTCGACGGCGGCGCCGACGTGCGGGTGGTGCAAGAACTCCTGGGGCACGCTTCGGTGACCACGACCCAGATCTACACCCTCGTGACGGTGAGCACGCTGCGCGAGGTGTGGGCCACCGCGCACCCACGCGCCCGCTGA
- a CDS encoding ParA family protein, translated as MGPTGRPLRLVPEPPQVQRHGDALVVAMCNQKGGVGKTTSTINLGAALAEYGRKVLLVDLDPQGALSAGLGLAHHDLDLTVHNLLIGGKATVDDVLQTTKVEGMDLLPSNIDLSAAEIQLVNEVGREQSLGRALSGVRDRYDYILIDCQPSLGLLTVNALACSDGVIIPMECEYFSLRGLALLNDTVEKVRDRLNPRLSLYGIVVTMFDARLLHSRQVMSRVVEVFGDLVYDTAISRTVRFPDASVAGEPITTWAPKSGGAESYRAMAREVIHRSGR; from the coding sequence ATGGGCCCGACCGGGCGCCCGCTGCGACTGGTACCCGAGCCACCACAGGTCCAGCGGCACGGCGACGCACTCGTCGTGGCGATGTGCAATCAGAAGGGCGGGGTCGGCAAGACCACCTCGACCATCAATCTCGGTGCGGCGCTGGCCGAGTACGGCCGCAAGGTGCTGCTCGTCGACCTGGACCCGCAGGGCGCGCTCTCGGCCGGTCTCGGACTGGCGCACCACGACCTCGATCTGACCGTGCACAACCTGCTGATCGGCGGGAAGGCGACGGTCGACGACGTGCTGCAGACCACCAAGGTCGAGGGCATGGACCTGCTACCCAGCAACATCGACCTCTCGGCCGCGGAGATCCAGCTGGTCAACGAGGTGGGCCGCGAGCAGTCGCTGGGCCGGGCCCTGTCCGGCGTGCGTGACCGCTACGACTACATCCTCATCGACTGCCAGCCCTCGCTGGGCTTGCTCACCGTCAACGCGCTGGCCTGCTCCGACGGCGTGATCATCCCGATGGAGTGCGAGTACTTCTCGCTGCGCGGCCTGGCGCTGCTCAACGACACCGTCGAGAAGGTGCGGGACCGCCTCAACCCGCGGCTGAGCCTCTACGGCATCGTGGTCACCATGTTCGATGCCCGGCTGCTGCATTCGCGTCAGGTGATGTCGCGCGTGGTCGAGGTGTTCGGTGACCTGGTCTATGACACCGCCATCTCGCGCACCGTGCGTTTCCCCGACGCCAGCGTCGCCGGGGAACCCATCACCACCTGGGCGCCGAAATCCGGGGGCGCGGAATCGTATCGGGCGATGGCGCGGGAAGTCATCCACCGGTCGGGCCGGTGA
- a CDS encoding segregation and condensation protein A, which produces MRLTNFEGPFDLLLTLISSRKLDVTEVALHQVTDEFIAYTKALTAELAENTKLRADKILDQTTEFLVVAATLLDLKAARLLPAGEMTDIDDLELLDARDLLFARLLQYRAFKQVAELFAELEAAALRRYPRSVALEEQFEGLLPEVTLGVDIGAFAEIAAAAFRPRPVAQVGLGHLHMHTISVAEQAELVLALLKERGPGGWTTFAELVVDCTVPVEIVARFLALLELYRGKTIAFDQPDPLGPLAVSWLGELDPDAEAAALTFEEDYG; this is translated from the coding sequence CTGCGGCTCACGAACTTCGAGGGGCCGTTCGATCTGCTGCTGACGTTGATCAGCTCGCGCAAACTCGATGTCACCGAAGTCGCGTTGCATCAGGTCACCGACGAATTCATCGCCTACACCAAGGCATTGACCGCCGAGCTGGCCGAGAACACCAAGCTGCGCGCGGACAAGATCCTCGACCAGACCACCGAGTTCCTGGTCGTCGCCGCGACCTTGCTCGATCTGAAGGCGGCCCGGCTGCTGCCCGCGGGCGAGATGACCGACATCGATGACCTGGAACTGCTCGACGCCCGCGACCTGCTGTTCGCGCGCCTGCTGCAATACCGCGCGTTCAAGCAGGTCGCCGAGTTGTTCGCTGAACTGGAAGCCGCCGCGCTGCGCCGGTATCCACGCTCGGTGGCGCTCGAGGAGCAGTTCGAAGGGCTGCTGCCCGAGGTGACTCTCGGCGTCGACATCGGCGCCTTCGCCGAGATCGCGGCGGCCGCGTTCCGGCCGCGCCCGGTCGCCCAGGTCGGCCTCGGACACCTGCACATGCACACCATCTCGGTCGCCGAACAGGCCGAGCTGGTGCTGGCCCTGCTCAAGGAACGCGGACCCGGCGGGTGGACCACCTTCGCCGAACTGGTGGTCGACTGCACAGTCCCGGTGGAAATCGTCGCCAGGTTCCTGGCGTTGCTGGAGCTGTACCGCGGAAAGACGATCGCCTTCGACCAGCCCGACCCGCTCGGCCCCCTGGCGGTGAGCTGGCTCGGTGAACTCGATCCCGACGCCGAAGCGGCGGCCCTGACCTTCGAGGAGGACTACGGATGA
- the scpB gene encoding SMC-Scp complex subunit ScpB, whose amino-acid sequence MTEAVSEFTPEPLDDPELRSALEAMLLVVDAPAPVEQLAAALDDSGERVEDTLRAMSAELSARGSGIDLRFVGDGWRFYTRQEYAPYVERVLLDGARTKLTRAALETLAVVAYRQPVTRTRVSAVRGVNVDGVMRTLLARGLIAEAGQDPETNGTLYRTTELFLERIGLASLGDLPPLAPLLPGVDLIDEISESLDTDPRFTRGKKPAESDMDLGTDD is encoded by the coding sequence ATGACCGAGGCAGTGTCGGAGTTCACTCCGGAGCCGCTCGACGACCCGGAACTGCGCTCCGCGCTCGAGGCGATGTTGCTCGTCGTCGATGCTCCGGCGCCGGTAGAGCAGCTGGCGGCGGCCCTGGACGACAGCGGCGAGCGGGTGGAGGACACCCTGCGGGCGATGTCGGCCGAACTGTCCGCGCGTGGTAGCGGCATCGACCTGCGTTTCGTCGGTGACGGGTGGCGCTTCTATACTCGACAGGAGTACGCGCCCTATGTCGAGCGTGTGCTGCTCGACGGGGCCCGGACGAAACTGACCCGGGCCGCCTTGGAAACCTTGGCGGTGGTGGCCTACCGCCAGCCGGTGACCCGCACCAGGGTCAGCGCGGTCCGCGGGGTGAACGTCGACGGAGTGATGCGCACGCTGTTGGCCAGGGGCTTGATCGCGGAAGCGGGTCAGGACCCGGAAACCAATGGCACGTTGTACCGCACCACCGAGTTGTTCCTCGAACGGATCGGGCTCGCCTCACTCGGCGACCTGCCTCCGCTGGCGCCGCTGCTTCCCGGCGTCGACCTGATCGACGAGATCAGCGAGAGCCTGGACACCGATCCCCGGTTCACCAGGGGTAAGAAACCCGCCGAGTCCGACATGGACCTCGGCACCGACGATTGA
- a CDS encoding pseudouridine synthase, translating to MNNSARRDGTPDRRKRSDQPRSGANRTAAPRGGSARTGQAGSRGEASGRRGTSAGGFQRSDDTGRRGTSTGGYQRDGESAGRRGGSAGGYQPRGGSAGGQRDGAPARRGSAGGYQREGAPTGRRDGSGGGYPRDDAERGGYPRGAGAGQRGGAPRAGATARPATTQAPAARKKTAKPQRKVVAPTILNNAKPARHQHADATEGPKKLPWGEGERLQKVLAKAGVASRRAAEDMIAAGRVEVDGKIVREQGLRVDPENAVVRVDGTRVVVRDELVHLVLNKPKGWQSTMSDDLGRPCVGDIVAERIAAGQRLFHVGRLDADTEGLLLLTNDGEMAHRLMHPSFEVPKTYLATVHGEVNYRLVAKRFREGVELEDGPAKVDKFTMLEAYEGRSLVKLVLHEGRKHIVRRLLDEVGHPVIRLVRTHLGPVALGDQRPGTLRVLGRDEIGKLYEAVQL from the coding sequence ATGAATAATTCCGCTCGCCGAGATGGCACACCGGACCGAAGAAAACGCAGCGACCAGCCCCGTAGTGGCGCGAACCGAACCGCGGCTCCCCGCGGCGGCAGTGCGCGCACCGGTCAGGCGGGTTCCCGTGGTGAGGCCTCCGGCCGCCGCGGCACCAGCGCGGGTGGCTTCCAGCGCAGTGATGACACCGGCCGTCGCGGTACCTCTACCGGCGGATATCAGCGTGATGGCGAGTCGGCGGGCCGCCGCGGTGGTTCTGCCGGTGGCTACCAGCCGCGCGGCGGTTCCGCCGGTGGTCAGCGTGACGGTGCGCCCGCGCGCCGTGGCTCCGCGGGTGGCTACCAGCGCGAGGGCGCACCGACCGGCCGACGGGACGGTTCCGGCGGTGGTTACCCGCGTGACGATGCCGAGCGCGGTGGTTACCCGCGCGGTGCCGGTGCGGGGCAGCGCGGTGGCGCACCGCGCGCGGGTGCGACGGCCCGGCCGGCCACCACGCAGGCGCCCGCGGCTCGCAAGAAGACCGCCAAGCCGCAACGCAAGGTGGTCGCGCCGACCATCCTGAACAACGCCAAGCCCGCGCGGCACCAGCACGCCGACGCCACCGAGGGCCCGAAGAAGCTGCCCTGGGGCGAAGGCGAACGGCTGCAGAAGGTCCTCGCCAAGGCCGGAGTGGCCTCGCGCCGCGCGGCCGAGGACATGATCGCGGCCGGTCGCGTCGAGGTCGACGGCAAGATCGTGCGCGAGCAGGGTCTGCGCGTGGATCCGGAGAACGCGGTCGTGCGCGTCGACGGCACTCGTGTCGTCGTCCGCGACGAACTCGTGCACCTGGTGCTGAACAAGCCCAAGGGTTGGCAGTCCACCATGTCCGACGATCTCGGTCGACCCTGTGTCGGCGATATCGTCGCCGAGCGCATCGCCGCCGGTCAGCGCCTGTTCCACGTGGGTCGTCTCGATGCCGACACCGAGGGTCTGCTGCTGCTCACCAATGACGGTGAGATGGCGCATCGGCTGATGCACCCTTCCTTCGAGGTGCCCAAGACCTACCTGGCCACCGTGCACGGTGAGGTGAACTACCGGCTCGTCGCCAAGCGGTTCCGCGAGGGAGTCGAGCTCGAGGACGGCCCCGCCAAGGTCGACAAGTTCACCATGCTCGAGGCCTACGAGGGCCGCTCGCTGGTCAAGCTCGTGTTGCACGAGGGCCGCAAGCACATCGTGCGTAGGCTCCTCGACGAGGTCGGCCACCCGGTGATCCGGTTGGTGCGTACCCACCTCGGCCCGGTGGCGCTGGGTGATCAGCGTCCCGGCACGCTGCGCGTGCTCGGCCGTGACGAGATCGGCAAACTCTACGAGGCGGTGCAGCTGTGA